One genomic segment of Spirochaeta cellobiosiphila DSM 17781 includes these proteins:
- a CDS encoding sodium:solute symporter family transporter codes for MIAILSIGGSAILGVLFVLVSIKKKALSLDDYITYRHKSSYLMTAISLSASVLGGWILFNPIETGTWAGITGLIGYSLGQAMPLFVLAFLGPHLTQRLPQGYGLSDFVYHRYGKRSAQFTSLLMIFYMGTFLTAELSAIGQVLSYIFHIPLILTCSLTMIIIFAYVFRGGLGASIYTDKIQLYLLVPMIIALFVGVGLKEGFQSLTLNSDLINLSYIPGIKFGFVLLIGVTASNLFHQGFWQRVYSLKQETTQPKAFILGGILVIPIIILIGLLGIIATNTGVVNPNEPSLALFPLIERLSPYFTIIIILLTSVLVMSSIDTLLNGLVSTIISWKGVKEEENKSLRKAQSLTILIGIIAILLGSRGGSVLYFFLVADLVCSAFAFPLTFGLFNKKINGAKALIAGTLATIIGALFFPKYDYTSWSGLPADMLISFSLALILSIAFTLSLSIIRSHNE; via the coding sequence ATGATTGCCATCTTAAGTATTGGGGGGTCTGCCATTTTGGGAGTCCTGTTTGTCCTTGTGAGTATTAAGAAAAAAGCCCTTTCCCTTGATGATTATATAACATATCGTCATAAGAGCTCTTATCTGATGACAGCCATTAGTTTGTCAGCTTCTGTATTAGGAGGTTGGATACTTTTCAACCCAATTGAGACCGGAACCTGGGCAGGAATAACCGGTCTTATTGGTTACTCTCTTGGACAAGCAATGCCATTGTTTGTATTGGCATTTCTTGGTCCTCATCTCACTCAAAGACTACCGCAGGGCTATGGTCTGAGTGATTTTGTCTACCATAGATATGGAAAAAGAAGCGCTCAATTCACCAGTTTACTAATGATTTTCTATATGGGCACGTTTCTTACAGCGGAGCTTTCCGCCATTGGCCAAGTTCTGTCTTATATTTTTCATATTCCCCTTATTTTAACTTGTTCTTTAACCATGATAATCATATTTGCCTATGTTTTTAGAGGAGGATTAGGAGCCTCAATTTATACAGATAAAATTCAACTCTATTTATTAGTTCCTATGATTATAGCGTTATTTGTTGGAGTTGGTCTCAAAGAAGGATTTCAAAGCCTTACTTTAAATTCTGATCTTATAAATTTATCCTATATCCCCGGTATAAAGTTTGGCTTTGTTCTTCTCATAGGCGTTACAGCAAGCAATTTATTTCATCAAGGTTTTTGGCAAAGAGTGTATTCTCTTAAGCAGGAGACAACTCAACCTAAAGCTTTTATCCTGGGAGGAATTCTTGTTATTCCCATTATAATATTAATAGGTTTATTAGGTATTATTGCCACCAATACAGGAGTTGTTAATCCAAATGAGCCTTCTTTGGCACTATTTCCCCTTATAGAACGTTTATCTCCCTATTTTACAATTATTATAATTTTACTTACCTCCGTTTTAGTAATGAGTAGTATTGATACATTACTCAATGGATTAGTAAGCACCATAATATCCTGGAAAGGAGTAAAAGAAGAGGAGAACAAATCACTGAGAAAAGCTCAATCACTGACCATACTAATTGGGATTATCGCCATACTATTAGGTAGTAGAGGCGGTAGTGTTCTATATTTCTTCCTTGTGGCGGACTTGGTTTGTTCGGCTTTTGCCTTTCCCTTAACCTTTGGATTATTTAATAAAAAAATTAATGGAGCTAAAGCTTTAATAGCAGGAACCTTAGCCACAATCATAGGAGCATTGTTTTTTCCGAAATATGATTATACTTCATGGTCCGGGTTACCAGCGGATATGCTCATATCCTTTAGCTTAGCTCTCATATTATCAATAGCGTTTACTCTTAGTTTATCGATAATCAGGTCACATAATGAATAG